One Capsicum annuum cultivar UCD-10X-F1 chromosome 2, UCD10Xv1.1, whole genome shotgun sequence genomic window carries:
- the LOC107857710 gene encoding uncharacterized protein LOC107857710 — MNQMRDFSEKWITDVLPMAMEVLVENGEYAANCVVRFNGDMSFEIGDPPYTHVVNVKRKQCSCRSWQLREIPCAYTIAAMHYKGWNVESFVDHWYQRETYLKAYDKYIQPITNINMWPRSTRPPIEPPEITSMPGKNRKKAKDETVKKKFGKATRMGRKMIYSVCKCIGHNKKGCPTLKKDFSSSCGSQPSVQASTSTAAAVAVRDANASTTTE; from the exons ATGAATCAAATGAGagatttttctgaaaaatggatCACTGATGTATTACCAATGGCTATGGAAGTTCTTGTAGAGAATGGTGAATATGCAGCCAACTGTGTGGTGAGGTTTAATGGTGATATGagttttgagattggtgatccaCCTTATACACATGTTGTTAATGTGAAGAGGAAGCAATGTAGTTGTAGGTCATGGCAACTAAGGGAAATTCCTTGTGCATATACAATTGCTGCAATGCATTACAAAGGATGGAATGTGGAGTCATTTGTTGATCACTGGTATCAAAGGGAAACATACCTGAAGGCATATGATAAGTATATTCAACCAATAACAAATATTAACATGTGGCCAAGAAGCACAAGACCACCAATTGAGCCACCTGAGATTACTTCCATGCcaggtaaaaatagaaagaaagctaAGGATGAAACTGTTAAGAAGAAGTTTGGAAAGGCTACAAGAATGGGAAGAAAAATGATATATTCTGTGTGCAAGTGTATTGGACACAACAAGAAAGGATGTCCAACTTTG AAAAAAGATTTCAGTAGTAGTTGTGGCAGTCAACCAAGTGTGCAAGCCAGCACTAGTACTGCAGCTGCTGTTGCTGTGAGAGATGCAAATGCTTCAACAACTACTGAATAG